A window of the Agromyces mariniharenae genome harbors these coding sequences:
- the gatA gene encoding Asp-tRNA(Asn)/Glu-tRNA(Gln) amidotransferase subunit GatA, which produces MSDLIRLTAAELGARLAAGDVSSVEATQAHLDRIGAVDGAVHAFLHVDTQRALATAADIDRRRAAGEPLGELAGVPIAVKDVLVTEGMPSTAGSRILEGWVPPYDATPVRKVREAGLVPLGKTNMDEFAMGSSTEHSAYGPTHNPWDLERIPGGSGGGSAAAVASFEAPLALGSDTGGSIRQPAHVTGTVGVKPTYGAVSRYGSIALASSLDQIGPVTRTVLDAALLHDVIAGHDPHDSTSIPTEWPSMAEAVRRADVSGLRIGVVKELDSDGFQAGVRQRFHEALTLLERNGAEIVEVSAPNFEYSIAAYYLILPAEASSNLAKFDSVRFGLRVTPSGGGTVEQVMAATREAGFGPEVKRRIILGTYALSAGYYDAYYGSAQKVRTLVQRDFDAAFANVDVLATPTAPTTAFKLGEKLDDPLAMYLNDVATIPANLAGVPGISIPSGIAPEDGLPVGIQFLAPAREDARLYNVGGALEQLLLAEWGAPILDGAPDLSTHEMLASEEGAV; this is translated from the coding sequence GTGAGCGACCTCATCCGGCTGACCGCGGCCGAGCTCGGCGCGCGCCTCGCCGCCGGCGACGTGTCGTCCGTCGAGGCGACGCAGGCCCACCTCGACCGCATCGGCGCCGTCGACGGCGCCGTGCACGCGTTCCTCCACGTCGACACGCAGCGCGCGCTCGCGACCGCGGCCGACATCGACCGCCGTCGGGCAGCGGGCGAGCCGCTCGGCGAGCTCGCGGGCGTGCCGATCGCGGTGAAGGACGTGCTCGTCACCGAGGGCATGCCCTCGACCGCGGGCTCCCGCATCCTCGAAGGATGGGTGCCGCCGTACGATGCCACGCCGGTGCGCAAGGTGCGCGAGGCCGGGCTCGTGCCGCTCGGCAAGACGAACATGGACGAGTTCGCGATGGGCTCGTCGACCGAGCACTCCGCCTACGGCCCGACCCACAACCCGTGGGACCTCGAGCGCATCCCCGGCGGCTCCGGCGGCGGATCGGCCGCCGCCGTGGCGAGCTTCGAGGCGCCGCTCGCGCTCGGCAGCGACACGGGCGGCTCCATCCGCCAGCCCGCGCACGTGACCGGCACGGTCGGCGTGAAGCCGACGTACGGGGCAGTGAGCCGCTACGGCTCGATCGCCCTCGCGTCCTCGCTCGACCAGATCGGCCCGGTGACCCGCACGGTGCTCGATGCCGCGCTCCTGCACGACGTGATCGCGGGCCACGACCCGCACGACTCGACGTCCATCCCCACCGAGTGGCCGTCGATGGCCGAGGCGGTGCGGCGAGCGGATGTCTCGGGCCTTCGCATCGGCGTCGTGAAGGAGCTCGACTCCGACGGGTTCCAGGCCGGCGTGCGCCAGCGCTTCCACGAGGCGCTCACCCTGCTCGAGCGCAACGGCGCCGAGATCGTCGAGGTCAGCGCCCCGAACTTCGAGTACTCGATCGCCGCGTACTACCTGATCCTCCCGGCCGAGGCCTCCTCGAACCTCGCCAAGTTCGACTCCGTGCGATTCGGCCTGCGCGTCACGCCGAGCGGCGGCGGCACCGTCGAGCAGGTCATGGCCGCCACGCGCGAGGCGGGCTTCGGCCCCGAGGTCAAGCGCCGCATCATCCTCGGCACCTACGCCCTCTCGGCCGGCTACTACGACGCCTACTACGGCAGCGCCCAGAAGGTGCGCACGCTCGTGCAGCGCGACTTCGACGCGGCCTTCGCGAACGTCGACGTGCTCGCGACGCCCACGGCTCCGACCACGGCGTTCAAGCTCGGCGAGAAGCTCGACGACCCCCTCGCGATGTACCTCAACGACGTCGCGACCATCCCCGCCAACCTCGCCGGCGTCCCGGGCATCTCGATCCCCTCGGGCATCGCGCCCGAGGACGGCCTGCCCGTCGGCATCCAGTTCCTCGCGCCCGCACGCGAGGACGCGCGGCTCTACAACGTCGGCGGCGCGCTCGAGCAGCTCCTGCTCGCCGAATGGGGTGCCCCGATCCTCGACGGCGCACCCGACCTGTCCACCCATGAGATGCTCGCGAGCGAGGAGGGTGCCGTCTGA
- the gatB gene encoding Asp-tRNA(Asn)/Glu-tRNA(Gln) amidotransferase subunit GatB — protein sequence MARADLMDYDKALELFEPVIGLEVHVELNTTTKMFSPAPNPANSAFHGAEPNTLVAPVDLGLPGSLPVVNGEAVRSSISLGLALGCSIAESSRFARKNYFYPDLAKNYQISQYDEPIAYEGSVEVELEDGRVFQIPIERAHMEEDAGKLTHVGGATGRIHGAEYSLVDYNRAGVPLVEIVTKPIFGAEADAPQLAKAYVATIRDIAIALGISDARMERGNLRCDANVSLRPRGAEQLGIRTETKNVNSFRSIERAVRYEIQRQAAILAKGGSITQETRHWHEDSGTTSPGRPKSDADDYRYFPEPDLLPVVPSRELVEELRAALPEAPAARRRRLKAEWGFTDLEFQDVVNGGLLVEVAETVAAGATPAAARKWWTGELTRLANAQDTDAASLATPAQVAELAALVDAGTLTDRLARQVLEGVAAGEGSPQEIVDARGLAVVSDDGALVAAIDEALASQPDVLAKIRDGKVQAAGAVIGAVMKAMHGKADAARVRELVLERASATDA from the coding sequence ATGGCCCGCGCCGACCTGATGGACTACGACAAGGCCCTCGAGCTCTTCGAGCCGGTGATCGGCCTCGAGGTGCACGTCGAGCTGAACACCACGACGAAGATGTTCTCGCCGGCGCCGAACCCGGCGAACTCGGCGTTCCACGGTGCCGAGCCGAACACGCTCGTCGCGCCGGTCGACCTCGGCCTCCCGGGCTCGCTGCCCGTCGTGAACGGCGAGGCCGTGCGCTCCTCGATCTCGCTGGGCCTCGCGCTGGGCTGCTCCATCGCGGAGTCGAGCCGGTTCGCGCGCAAGAACTACTTCTACCCCGATCTCGCGAAGAACTACCAGATCTCGCAGTACGACGAGCCCATCGCCTACGAGGGCAGCGTCGAGGTCGAGCTCGAGGACGGCCGGGTCTTCCAGATCCCGATCGAGCGCGCCCACATGGAGGAGGACGCGGGCAAGCTCACGCACGTGGGCGGCGCCACCGGCCGCATCCACGGCGCCGAGTACTCGCTCGTCGACTACAACCGCGCGGGCGTGCCGCTCGTCGAGATCGTGACGAAGCCGATCTTCGGCGCCGAGGCCGACGCGCCCCAGCTCGCGAAGGCGTACGTCGCCACCATCCGCGACATCGCCATCGCGCTCGGCATCTCCGACGCGCGCATGGAGCGGGGCAACCTGCGCTGCGACGCCAACGTGTCGCTGCGTCCGCGCGGCGCCGAGCAGCTCGGCATCCGCACCGAGACGAAGAACGTGAACTCGTTCCGCTCCATCGAGCGCGCCGTGCGCTACGAGATCCAGCGGCAGGCGGCGATCCTCGCCAAGGGCGGCAGCATCACGCAGGAGACCCGGCACTGGCACGAGGACTCGGGCACCACGAGCCCCGGTCGCCCGAAGTCCGACGCCGACGACTACCGCTACTTCCCCGAGCCCGACCTGCTCCCGGTCGTGCCGTCGCGGGAGCTCGTCGAGGAGCTGCGGGCCGCCCTGCCCGAGGCTCCGGCGGCGCGCCGTCGTCGCCTGAAGGCCGAGTGGGGCTTCACCGACCTCGAGTTCCAGGACGTCGTGAACGGCGGCCTGCTCGTCGAGGTCGCCGAGACCGTCGCCGCCGGTGCCACGCCCGCCGCCGCCCGCAAGTGGTGGACCGGCGAGCTCACCCGCCTCGCGAACGCCCAGGACACGGATGCCGCGTCGCTCGCGACGCCCGCGCAGGTCGCCGAGCTCGCCGCCCTCGTCGACGCCGGCACCCTCACCGACCGGCTCGCCCGGCAGGTGCTCGAGGGCGTCGCCGCGGGCGAGGGCTCGCCGCAGGAGATCGTCGACGCGCGCGGCCTCGCGGTCGTGTCCGACGACGGTGCGCTCGTCGCCGCCATCGACGAGGCCCTCGCCTCGCAGCCCGACGTGCTCGCGAAGATCCGCGACGGCAAGGTGCAGGCGGCCGGCGCGGTCATCGGCGCGGTCATGAAGGCCATGCACGGCAAGGCGGATGCCGCGCGCGTGCGCGAGCTCGTGCTCGAGCGCGCCTCGGCGACCGACGCGTAG
- a CDS encoding acyltransferase family protein codes for MTESRVTHPAASARGGSARDPAMDLVRVLCVVLVVAGHLLMIGATIVPGRGLVVERTLLETQWIGPLTWIAQIMPLFFVVGGFAGLGAWRRLEASGGTASDYIRSRILRLARPSIALFTALAIGILAMHLTGVDPVSIRLIGLGISAPLWFLAAYAFAQAYLPGLATFHARAPWWTLATLAAGALACDILRFATGFEALALLDMTFVWLFAQQLGFWIADGWFARRSPATVAAIGAGAYLVLFGLVGLGYPGNMLDNLWPPTFAIVALAVGQTCLLVLAHPALTKLVSVRWVRVVVAVVGARLMTVYLWHVPVLALVIGLLLLTPLPAPAAGSPAWWLTRPAVLVVMVVVLAGISAVLGRLERPSPAPRQRPSDWATGLASACMVLPPFAVLVWGLYFLVAACSALLLAGAVLLLNPLPARARERDPSAVTP; via the coding sequence GTGACCGAGTCGAGGGTGACGCATCCCGCAGCTTCCGCGCGCGGCGGATCCGCCCGCGATCCCGCCATGGACCTGGTGCGGGTGCTCTGCGTGGTGCTCGTGGTCGCCGGACACCTGCTCATGATCGGCGCCACGATCGTGCCGGGGCGTGGACTCGTCGTGGAGCGCACGCTCCTCGAGACGCAGTGGATCGGCCCCCTCACGTGGATCGCGCAGATCATGCCGTTGTTCTTCGTGGTGGGCGGGTTCGCCGGGCTCGGCGCGTGGCGGCGACTCGAGGCCTCGGGCGGCACGGCGTCCGACTACATCCGCTCCCGGATCCTCCGGCTCGCCCGCCCGTCGATCGCGCTCTTCACCGCGCTCGCGATCGGAATCCTGGCCATGCACCTCACGGGCGTCGATCCCGTCTCGATCCGGCTCATCGGCCTCGGCATCTCCGCGCCGCTGTGGTTCCTCGCCGCGTACGCCTTCGCGCAGGCGTACCTGCCCGGTCTCGCGACGTTCCACGCCCGCGCGCCGTGGTGGACGCTCGCCACGCTCGCCGCCGGGGCGCTGGCCTGCGACATCCTGCGGTTCGCGACGGGCTTCGAAGCGCTGGCGCTGCTCGACATGACGTTCGTCTGGCTGTTCGCGCAGCAGCTTGGCTTCTGGATCGCGGACGGCTGGTTCGCGCGGCGCTCCCCGGCCACGGTCGCGGCGATCGGCGCTGGAGCATACCTCGTGCTGTTCGGCCTCGTCGGCCTCGGCTACCCGGGCAACATGCTCGACAACCTGTGGCCGCCGACATTCGCGATCGTGGCGTTGGCGGTCGGGCAGACCTGCCTCCTCGTGCTGGCGCATCCTGCGCTGACCAAGCTCGTCTCGGTGCGCTGGGTGCGGGTCGTCGTCGCGGTCGTCGGTGCACGGCTCATGACCGTCTACCTCTGGCACGTGCCCGTGCTCGCGCTCGTCATCGGCCTGCTGCTGCTCACCCCGCTGCCCGCGCCCGCCGCCGGATCACCCGCATGGTGGCTGACCCGGCCGGCAGTGCTCGTCGTGATGGTCGTCGTACTGGCAGGGATCTCCGCGGTGCTCGGACGGCTCGAGCGGCCGTCGCCGGCGCCCCGGCAGCGTCCATCGGACTGGGCGACCGGGCTCGCGTCCGCGTGCATGGTGCTCCCGCCGTTCGCCGTGCTCGTCTGGGGGCTCTACTTCCTGGTCGCGGCGTGCAGCGCGCTCCTGCTGGCCGGAGCCGTGCTGCTGCTCAACCCGCTGCCGGCACGGGCGCGCGAGCGCGATCCGAGCGCGGTGACGCCCTAG
- a CDS encoding DNA polymerase IV, with product MSKQDGSSRQVTTGPVDDSATPILHVDMDAFFVSVELLKRPELRGKPVLVGGTAGRGVVSAASYEARRFGVNSAMPMSVALQRCPNAIVLRGDYASYATYSKQVMGIFEQLTPLVEPLSIDEAFLDVSGARRLHGSPAEIAWTIRERVRAETGLTCSIGVAATKYVAKVASSRAKPDGMLVVPAAQTVEFLHPLPVSALWGVGRVTEESLLRLGLRTVGDVAAMPHDALERAVGPALAERLGRLANGIDPRDVHTTRTEKSIGHENTFGHDLVDPVEIRRELLRLANNVAVRLRKAGLVGRTVTLKLRYGDFRTVTRSRTLAEPTDVARRIYDEASDALGELIGDGERVRLIGVRAEHLRPSGGGAMLWDPDEEWRDAERTIDQVTAKFGTGAVRPATLVRPGGERRSERPSRGPDDDDAEAAAAGWGW from the coding sequence ATGAGCAAGCAGGACGGCTCGTCGAGGCAGGTCACCACCGGCCCCGTCGACGATTCGGCGACCCCGATCCTGCATGTCGACATGGACGCGTTCTTCGTCTCGGTCGAGCTGCTCAAGCGCCCCGAGCTGCGCGGCAAGCCGGTGCTCGTCGGCGGCACCGCCGGCCGCGGGGTCGTGTCCGCGGCGAGCTACGAGGCCCGTCGCTTCGGCGTGAACTCGGCGATGCCCATGTCGGTGGCGCTGCAGCGCTGCCCGAACGCGATCGTGCTGCGCGGCGACTACGCGAGCTACGCGACGTACTCCAAGCAGGTCATGGGCATCTTCGAGCAGCTCACGCCGCTCGTCGAGCCGCTCTCGATCGACGAGGCGTTCCTCGACGTGTCGGGAGCACGGCGCCTGCACGGCAGTCCCGCCGAGATCGCGTGGACGATCCGCGAGCGGGTGCGCGCCGAGACGGGGCTCACGTGCTCGATCGGCGTCGCGGCCACGAAGTACGTCGCCAAGGTCGCATCGAGCCGGGCCAAGCCCGACGGCATGCTCGTCGTTCCCGCGGCGCAGACCGTGGAGTTCCTGCATCCGCTCCCCGTCTCCGCGCTCTGGGGCGTCGGGCGGGTCACCGAGGAGTCGCTGCTCCGCTTGGGCCTGCGCACGGTCGGCGACGTCGCCGCCATGCCGCACGATGCCCTCGAACGCGCCGTCGGGCCGGCGCTCGCGGAACGCCTCGGGCGCCTCGCCAACGGCATCGACCCGCGCGACGTGCACACCACGCGCACCGAGAAGAGCATCGGCCACGAGAACACCTTCGGACACGACCTCGTCGATCCCGTCGAGATCCGGCGTGAGCTGCTCCGGCTCGCGAACAACGTCGCGGTTCGCCTCCGCAAGGCCGGCCTCGTCGGCCGCACCGTCACGCTCAAGCTGCGCTACGGCGACTTCCGCACCGTCACGCGCTCGCGCACGCTCGCCGAGCCGACGGATGTCGCGCGCCGCATCTACGACGAGGCATCCGACGCCCTCGGCGAACTCATCGGCGACGGCGAGCGCGTACGGCTCATCGGCGTGCGGGCCGAGCACCTGAGGCCGAGCGGCGGCGGCGCCATGCTGTGGGACCCCGACGAGGAGTGGCGCGACGCCGAGCGCACGATCGACCAGGTCACCGCGAAGTTCGGCACGGGAGCCGTGCGGCCCGCCACGCTCGTCCGCCCGGGCGGCGAGCGACGATCCGAGCGACCGAGCCGGGGGCCCGACGACGACGATGCCGAGGCCGCAGCCGCCGGCTGGGGGTGGTAG